Within Desulfolithobacter dissulfuricans, the genomic segment TTTCTCTCCTGCTGTGCACCGTTGTCAGCCAATGTAACCTGAACTGAACCCTGGGATGTGAAACTATGTTTGGACTTGGTACACCGGAACTTATCGTTATCCTGGCCATTGCCTTTCTCTTCTTTGGTGGAAAAAAACTGCCGGAGATCGGTTCGGGGCTCGGAAAAGCCATCGGCAGTTTCAAGAAAGGGCTTGATGACGCGGAAGAGGCAGGCGTTGATCTTAAGAGGAGCCTGCCCGGCGTCAAGGAAGTGACCGCGGTCAAGGAGAAAGTGGATAAAGCCCGTGATATAACCCAGGTCTTGACCAAATAGACAGCTCGTCAGTTGTCCGGGTGTGATATCGTGGCAGGGCGCCGCGTCTTTTTGGTTGTTTTTCAGTCCGTTTTTCCCCGCTCTTTTTCTTCTTCTGTCTTGACAGAGAGCAACTTTCCTTGTAATCGTCTTTTCTTGCCATCTGCCCACTGTCCGGGTTGACGGAATTCTTGCCAGACATGTTGCGGGGCAAGAGACCCTGTTTGCAGGTTTCCACCTGTCTTTTCTGTTCTGTTTTTCTGATAGCTGCCACCTGAAAGGACAGTGTTCCCTCCTGCAGGTAAGCGAGCTTGCGAGACTCCGGGTAAGCGAGCTTGCGAGACTCCGGGTCGTGTCCTGAGGTGGTCCCTGCATGGCCGGGTGATAATCCTGCATACGACCGATGAATTTGATTGAGACAATGTCAGACCATGGGATCAGGGTCTGGTGATCAGCATAGAAACGTTTCCAGGGGGAGTGTATGTGTCGTTTAGCTCTGAAAAGTGCTGATGATCCCTTTTCGCCCTATGAAGTGCTTACGGCCATGGAGGCCATGCGCGAGGGCTACGACGGAAGTGGTCTGGGACTGCTTCTGCGGGGGATCAGCTTTGAGGATTTCAACTATAAGCCCAACCGGCCGATTCTTTCCGGTATAGTTCAGTCGGAAGCTGCGCTGCACCGGTTGAACAAGTTCATGGAAGATCGCGGGTTCGAGCTGCGCTACGACCATGAGTTTGACCTGGATCGCCGGGTGCTCGAGGTGGGGGATCAGTACAAGTACGTGATTCGCGTCTACCGGCTGCCCGATGACTGGAGTAGCAAGAGCGAGGAAGAGGTGGAGAACCTGCTCATGCACACGCGGCTCGATCTCCGGCGGGACGGAGAAGAGCACGACGGTGACCTGACGGTTTTCTCCTTCTGGCCGGACGTGATGATGATCAAGGAAGTGGGCTGGCCGCTGCAGGTGGGGGACGGACTCTCTCTGCACGATGGCCGGATCAAGGCCCGGGTCGTCATGGCCCAGGGGCGGCAGAACACCAACTACGGTATCAACCTCTATGCCTGCCACCCCTTCTTCATCCAGGGTATATCCACGATGACCAACGGTGAGAACACCGCTTTTGTTCCCATCCGTGACTGGTTGCTCGGTCTGCACAAGCCCGGCTATCAGGGCTATCAGTCCGACTCCGAGGTCTTCACCCACATCCTCCATTACACCTTGAAAGAGCTGAAACTGCCTCTTCAGGCCTACAAACACATCATCACCCCGCTCAAGACCGAAGAGCTGGAGAAACATCCCAGCGGGGATTTTCTCCGCGGCCTGCGCGACAGCTGTCGCCGACTCATCATCGACGGTCCCAACTGTGTGATCGGGACCCTGTCCGATGAAACCTGCCTGATGGTGATGGATCATAAGAAGATGCGTCCCGGTACCGTGGGTGGGCGTCCCGGCTGCTGGGCCATGGCGTCCGAGATGTGCGGGGTGGAATCCCTGGTGCCGGACCGGGACCGCAGTCTTGATTTTCAACCCATGCGCGAACATACA encodes:
- a CDS encoding twin-arginine translocase TatA/TatE family subunit; the protein is MFGLGTPELIVILAIAFLFFGGKKLPEIGSGLGKAIGSFKKGLDDAEEAGVDLKRSLPGVKEVTAVKEKVDKARDITQVLTK
- a CDS encoding glutamate synthase, translated to MCRLALKSADDPFSPYEVLTAMEAMREGYDGSGLGLLLRGISFEDFNYKPNRPILSGIVQSEAALHRLNKFMEDRGFELRYDHEFDLDRRVLEVGDQYKYVIRVYRLPDDWSSKSEEEVENLLMHTRLDLRRDGEEHDGDLTVFSFWPDVMMIKEVGWPLQVGDGLSLHDGRIKARVVMAQGRQNTNYGINLYACHPFFIQGISTMTNGENTAFVPIRDWLLGLHKPGYQGYQSDSEVFTHILHYTLKELKLPLQAYKHIITPLKTEELEKHPSGDFLRGLRDSCRRLIIDGPNCVIGTLSDETCLMVMDHKKMRPGTVGGRPGCWAMASEMCGVESLVPDRDRSLDFQPMREHTVIIPPDRKELVIWSQFDPYPLAQAA